Proteins co-encoded in one Paraburkholderia edwinii genomic window:
- a CDS encoding excinuclease ABC subunit A: protein MSQAYARDTVETFSIDAALKSEPGKVGDDVALYFAGQRHPSVAKTMGEFATNKKTNAFGKSDEAACQRVFLSAVLELQERARKEGGNAVINIKSNYKGELHESATDFTCGAGAVVAGVALKGDVVTLRK, encoded by the coding sequence ATGTCGCAGGCCTATGCGCGCGATACGGTCGAAACCTTTTCGATCGACGCGGCATTGAAAAGCGAGCCCGGCAAGGTGGGCGACGACGTCGCGTTGTACTTCGCGGGGCAGCGTCATCCGTCGGTGGCGAAGACGATGGGCGAATTCGCGACCAACAAGAAGACCAACGCGTTCGGCAAGAGCGATGAAGCCGCCTGCCAGCGTGTGTTCCTCTCGGCGGTGCTCGAGTTGCAGGAGCGCGCGCGTAAGGAAGGCGGTAACGCGGTGATCAATATCAAGAGCAACTACAAGGGCGAGCTGCACGAGAGCGCGACCGATTTCACCTGCGGCGCGGGCGCGGTTGTGGCCGGTGTCGCGCTGAAAGGCGACGTCGTGACGCTCAGGAAGTAA
- the xdhB gene encoding xanthine dehydrogenase molybdopterin binding subunit — protein sequence MNQRSVPFVAQDVAPESAAPEHAAPGATPAKPTAEHAAPAAQVIPQTQAPLATASRDTDTRASSASDTAIGVPLPHESAALHVSGEATYTDDIPELHGTLHAALGLSRHAHARIVSLDLDAVKNAPGVVAVFTADDIPGENNCGPVVHDDPILADGEVLFLGQPVFVVIATSHDLARRAAALAKSDDVVRYEPLEAVLTAAEAKAKKQFVLPPLHLKRGAPAEKIAAAPHRLTGTFEVGGQEQFYLEGQIAYALPKEMDGMLVYSSTQHPTEMQLVVAHMLGWPAHSVVCECRRMGGGFGGKESQSAIFACIAALAAYKLHRPIKLRADRDDDFMITGKRHDAVYEYEAGFDDTGRILGARVDIALRAGFSADLSGAVATRALCHFDNAYYLSDVEIVSLACKTNTQSNTAFRGFGGPQGALVMEVLLDDIAHELGLDPLDVRRANFYGIGERDITPYGQRVEDNIVEPLVDELVASSDYRARRAALVEANAQSPVLKRGIALTPVKFGISFNVPFLNQAGALVHVYKDGSVLVNHGGTEMGQGLNTKVAQVVANEFGLALSQVRATATDTSKVANTSATAASTGSDINGKAAEDAARKIRERLAAVAVTLLGGEARNVTFARGEVQSNGASIPFAQLVNAAYLARVQLWSDGFYATPKVHWDSKTLTGHPFYYFAYGAAVSEVVIDTLTGEWKLLRADLLHDAGRSINPAIDIGQIEGGFIQGMGWLTTEELWWNRDGRLMTHAPSTYKIPAVSDTPAAFNVRLYRNDNAEPTVFRSKAVGEPPLLLAFSVLLAIRDAIAATVADAAHDTMHTVRRAPPLRAPATPEAILDALDALNANATILPGQRPNGEPVGKSNTEAAPATTSAST from the coding sequence ATGAACCAGCGATCCGTTCCGTTCGTCGCACAAGATGTCGCACCTGAGAGCGCTGCTCCGGAACACGCCGCGCCGGGCGCCACACCTGCGAAACCTACCGCAGAACATGCCGCACCGGCCGCGCAGGTCATCCCGCAAACCCAGGCTCCACTCGCCACCGCAAGCCGCGACACCGATACTCGCGCTTCCAGCGCCAGCGACACCGCGATCGGCGTACCGCTGCCACACGAATCCGCCGCGCTGCACGTCAGCGGCGAAGCGACCTACACCGACGACATCCCCGAACTGCACGGCACCTTGCACGCCGCGCTCGGGCTGTCGCGCCACGCGCACGCACGCATCGTGTCGCTCGATCTCGACGCGGTGAAAAACGCGCCCGGCGTCGTCGCCGTGTTCACCGCCGACGACATTCCCGGCGAAAACAACTGCGGCCCCGTCGTCCACGACGACCCGATCCTTGCCGACGGCGAAGTGCTGTTCCTCGGCCAGCCGGTGTTCGTCGTGATCGCCACGAGCCATGACCTTGCGCGCCGCGCGGCCGCGCTCGCGAAGAGTGACGACGTCGTGCGCTACGAACCGCTCGAAGCGGTCCTCACCGCCGCCGAGGCGAAAGCGAAAAAGCAGTTCGTGCTGCCGCCGCTGCATCTGAAGCGCGGCGCCCCCGCCGAAAAAATCGCAGCCGCGCCGCACCGGCTCACGGGCACCTTCGAGGTCGGCGGCCAGGAACAGTTTTATCTCGAAGGACAGATCGCCTACGCGCTGCCGAAAGAGATGGACGGCATGCTCGTCTATAGCTCGACGCAGCATCCGACCGAAATGCAACTCGTCGTCGCGCATATGCTCGGCTGGCCCGCGCATAGCGTGGTCTGCGAATGCCGGCGCATGGGCGGCGGCTTCGGCGGCAAGGAATCGCAATCGGCCATTTTCGCGTGCATCGCGGCGCTCGCCGCCTACAAGCTGCATCGCCCGATCAAGCTGCGCGCCGATCGCGACGACGACTTCATGATCACCGGCAAGCGCCACGACGCGGTCTACGAATACGAAGCGGGCTTCGACGATACCGGCCGCATCCTCGGCGCGCGCGTCGACATCGCGCTGCGCGCGGGCTTTTCGGCGGACCTGTCGGGCGCGGTCGCGACACGTGCGCTGTGCCACTTCGATAACGCGTACTACCTGTCCGACGTCGAGATCGTCTCGCTGGCATGCAAGACCAACACGCAGTCGAACACCGCGTTTCGCGGCTTCGGCGGACCGCAAGGCGCGCTTGTGATGGAAGTGCTGCTCGACGATATCGCCCATGAACTCGGGCTCGATCCGCTCGACGTGCGCCGCGCCAATTTCTACGGCATCGGCGAGCGCGATATCACGCCGTACGGACAGCGCGTCGAAGACAATATCGTCGAGCCGCTCGTCGACGAGCTCGTCGCATCGAGCGACTATCGCGCGCGGCGCGCGGCGCTCGTCGAAGCGAATGCGCAGAGCCCGGTGCTCAAGCGCGGCATTGCGCTGACGCCGGTCAAGTTCGGTATTTCGTTTAACGTGCCGTTTCTCAATCAGGCCGGCGCGCTCGTGCACGTCTACAAGGACGGCTCCGTGCTCGTCAATCATGGCGGCACCGAAATGGGCCAGGGACTCAACACGAAGGTCGCGCAGGTGGTGGCCAACGAGTTCGGCCTCGCGCTGTCGCAGGTTCGCGCGACGGCGACCGACACGTCGAAGGTCGCGAATACATCAGCGACGGCCGCCTCGACCGGCAGCGACATCAACGGCAAGGCCGCCGAAGACGCGGCGCGCAAGATACGCGAGCGCCTCGCCGCAGTCGCGGTAACCCTGCTCGGCGGCGAGGCGCGGAACGTGACATTTGCGCGCGGCGAAGTGCAATCGAATGGCGCGTCGATACCGTTCGCGCAGCTCGTCAACGCGGCGTATCTCGCGCGCGTGCAGCTGTGGTCCGACGGCTTCTACGCGACGCCAAAGGTGCACTGGGATTCGAAGACGCTGACCGGCCATCCGTTCTACTACTTTGCCTACGGCGCGGCGGTATCGGAGGTGGTCATCGATACGCTGACCGGCGAATGGAAGCTGCTGCGCGCGGACCTGCTGCATGACGCGGGCCGCTCGATCAATCCGGCGATCGATATCGGCCAGATCGAGGGCGGCTTTATTCAGGGCATGGGCTGGCTCACGACCGAGGAGCTCTGGTGGAATCGCGACGGACGCCTGATGACGCATGCGCCGTCGACATACAAGATTCCGGCGGTCAGCGATACGCCCGCGGCATTCAATGTGCGCCTCTATCGCAACGACAATGCGGAGCCGACGGTATTTCGCTCGAAGGCGGTCGGCGAGCCGCCGCTGTTGCTGGCGTTTTCGGTGCTGCTTGCGATTCGCGATGCGATCGCAGCAACAGTGGCCGATGCAGCGCACGACACGATGCACACCGTACGCCGTGCCCCACCACTGCGCGCCCCCGCCACACCCGAGGCGATCCTCGATGCGCTCGACGCATTGAATGCGAACGCAACGATCTTGCCGGGCCAACGTCCAAACGGCGAGCCCGTCGGAAAATCGAACACAGAAGCGGCGCCAGCAACAACGTCCGCTTCGACCTGA
- the guaD gene encoding guanine deaminase: MTQSAFRAQLLTFNGDPAQSSNAAVFDEDGLLIVEDGHVVAAGAYASTAPQLAPGTPVHEMRDKLIVPGFIDTHIHFPQTDMIASPAPGLLPWLDTYTFPTERGFEDPAIARDTARFFVDELLACGTTTALVYCTVHKDSADALFEESHARNLRMAAGKVLMDRHCPEFLRDTAQSGYDDSAELIGRWHNKGRQMYALTPRFAPTSTDEQMRACGELARQYPDVFIQSHVAENTDEVKWVAELFPGHRSYLDVYDHYGLLRRRAVYGHCIYLDDTDRKRMADTGAIAAHCPTSNLFLGSGLFDFAKADATGMPLALATDVGGGTSFSMLQTMNEAHKVAALSGYYLSATRMFWLATAGAAEALDLAEQVGTLKPRTEADFVVLDPQATPLLARRTSRSNTLEELLFAFALLGDDRAVFETYAAGQRVHRRDTPREHVARKTRIAA, encoded by the coding sequence ATGACTCAATCGGCTTTTCGCGCACAACTGCTGACGTTCAACGGCGATCCCGCGCAATCGTCCAACGCGGCGGTCTTCGATGAAGACGGCCTGCTGATCGTCGAAGACGGCCATGTGGTCGCGGCGGGCGCTTACGCGTCGACGGCGCCGCAACTCGCGCCCGGCACGCCCGTGCACGAGATGCGCGACAAGCTGATCGTGCCGGGCTTTATCGATACGCATATCCACTTCCCGCAGACCGACATGATCGCGTCGCCGGCGCCGGGCCTGCTGCCGTGGCTCGACACCTACACGTTTCCGACCGAACGCGGCTTCGAAGACCCCGCGATCGCACGCGACACCGCGCGCTTTTTCGTCGATGAACTGCTCGCGTGCGGCACGACGACCGCGCTGGTCTACTGCACGGTGCACAAGGATTCGGCGGACGCGCTCTTTGAGGAAAGCCATGCGCGCAATCTGCGCATGGCGGCCGGCAAGGTGCTGATGGACCGCCACTGCCCCGAGTTCCTGCGCGATACCGCGCAATCGGGCTACGACGACAGCGCGGAGCTGATAGGCCGCTGGCACAACAAGGGCCGCCAGATGTACGCGCTCACGCCGCGCTTCGCGCCGACCTCGACCGACGAGCAGATGCGTGCGTGCGGCGAACTCGCGCGCCAGTATCCGGACGTATTTATTCAAAGTCACGTCGCGGAAAACACCGATGAAGTGAAATGGGTCGCCGAGCTGTTTCCGGGTCACCGCAGCTATCTCGACGTCTACGACCACTATGGGCTGTTGCGCCGTCGCGCCGTGTACGGCCACTGCATCTACCTCGACGATACGGATCGCAAGCGGATGGCCGACACGGGCGCGATCGCGGCGCACTGCCCGACGTCGAACCTGTTCCTCGGCAGCGGCCTGTTCGACTTCGCGAAGGCCGACGCAACCGGTATGCCGCTCGCGCTTGCGACCGACGTCGGCGGCGGCACCTCGTTTTCGATGCTGCAGACGATGAACGAAGCGCACAAGGTGGCGGCCCTTTCCGGCTACTACCTGAGCGCGACGCGCATGTTCTGGCTCGCGACCGCGGGTGCGGCCGAGGCGCTCGATCTCGCGGAACAGGTCGGCACGCTGAAGCCGCGCACCGAAGCGGACTTCGTCGTGCTCGATCCGCAAGCGACGCCGCTGCTCGCGCGCCGCACGTCGCGCAGTAACACGCTCGAAGAGCTGCTGTTCGCGTTCGCGCTGCTAGGCGACGATCGCGCGGTGTTCGAAACGTATGCGGCAGGACAACGCGTGCACCGCCGCGATACGCCGCGCGAGCATGTGGCGAGAAAAACGCGGATCGCGGCGTAA
- a CDS encoding class I SAM-dependent methyltransferase: MLSSDTSSVQYVPESAFGVWFLRTHTWEHHVLRVAINDLKRLIDTPLPEHPVIIDAGCGQGISFRLLAQTFNPSRILGIDFHEPSLKLAAAAAHACRDHHPATHIELLHGDCAALPAPNESADIVFCHQTFHHLVEQERTLAEFHRVLKPGGVLLFAESTDAYIKSWVIRLLFRHPMHVQKSADGYLEMIRSGGFTFGERNVSLPYLWWSRAKDFGLFERLGLHRPQPGKRRETLVNVAAVKSAY; encoded by the coding sequence ATGTTGTCGTCCGACACTTCCAGCGTGCAGTACGTGCCCGAATCGGCGTTCGGCGTCTGGTTTCTGCGTACCCATACGTGGGAACACCATGTGCTGCGCGTTGCCATCAACGATCTGAAACGGCTGATCGACACACCGTTGCCCGAGCATCCGGTCATCATCGATGCCGGTTGCGGACAAGGCATTTCGTTTCGTCTGCTCGCGCAAACGTTTAATCCGTCGCGCATACTCGGCATCGATTTTCATGAGCCGTCGCTCAAGCTCGCGGCGGCTGCCGCCCACGCGTGCCGCGATCACCATCCCGCCACGCATATCGAACTGCTGCACGGCGACTGCGCGGCACTGCCGGCGCCCAACGAAAGCGCCGACATCGTGTTCTGCCATCAGACCTTCCATCACCTCGTCGAGCAGGAGCGCACGCTCGCCGAATTCCATCGCGTGCTGAAGCCGGGCGGTGTGCTGCTGTTCGCCGAATCGACCGATGCGTATATCAAGTCGTGGGTGATCCGCCTGCTGTTTCGTCATCCGATGCATGTACAGAAAAGCGCGGACGGTTACCTCGAGATGATTCGCAGCGGCGGCTTCACATTCGGCGAACGCAACGTGTCGCTGCCTTACCTGTGGTGGAGCCGCGCGAAGGACTTCGGACTCTTCGAGCGGCTCGGGCTGCATCGTCCGCAGCCCGGCAAGCGCAGGGAAACGCTCGTCAACGTCGCGGCGGTCAAGAGCGCTTATTAA
- a CDS encoding disulfide bond formation protein B — protein sequence MYNDNALLRRERNLLVLLALICVALVGGALYLQFVEHQDPCPLCIIQRYFYLLIAIFAFLGARLRGWRGVRLLELLALLSAAGGVVTAARHVYIQAHPNFSCGFDALQPIVDGLPPAHWLPSVFKVAGLCETAYPPIFGISLPGWSLIGFVLAFLALAISLWRHRRAG from the coding sequence ATGTACAACGACAATGCCCTGCTGCGCCGCGAGCGCAACCTGTTGGTCCTGCTTGCCCTGATCTGCGTCGCGCTGGTGGGCGGCGCACTGTATCTGCAGTTCGTCGAGCATCAGGACCCGTGCCCGCTGTGCATCATCCAGCGCTATTTCTATTTGCTGATCGCGATCTTCGCGTTCCTCGGCGCGCGCCTGCGCGGCTGGCGCGGCGTGCGCCTGCTCGAGCTGCTCGCGCTGCTGTCGGCCGCGGGCGGCGTGGTGACGGCCGCACGGCACGTCTATATCCAGGCGCATCCGAACTTCAGCTGCGGGTTCGACGCACTGCAGCCGATCGTCGACGGCTTGCCGCCCGCGCACTGGCTGCCCTCGGTGTTCAAGGTCGCGGGGCTATGCGAAACGGCGTATCCGCCGATCTTCGGCATTTCGCTGCCCGGCTGGTCGCTGATCGGCTTCGTGCTCGCGTTTCTCGCGCTTGCGATCAGCCTGTGGCGCCACCGGCGCGCCGGTTAA
- a CDS encoding NAD(P)/FAD-dependent oxidoreductase, whose protein sequence is MNQGNSKEVVTDVAIIGAGPSGAVAAALLRKAGHSVLVLEREHFPRFSIGESLLPQSMAYLEEAGMLQAVVEAGFQFKNGAHFVHGERVSAFDFRDKHSAGWGTTYQVERATFDDILIRCAMQQGAEVRFGHTVLAMQTGDAPVLEVKDEAGDAYRVCARFVLDASGFGRVLPRLLNLEAPTRMPTRAAIFTHARDLNPPGVYDRNKILVAVHPEHRDVWYWMIPLAGGRVSVGCVAEASFLDVPEAEREAKLRALVRAEPTFAALVGDAPFLMPVRRIGGYAANVERLHGLGYALLGNAGEFLDPVFSSGVTIALRSAHLAVHTLAKQLNGATIDWSTAYDRPLRKGIDTFRAFVERWYTGELQDIIFYEDQTPSIRRMISAVLAGYAWDETNPYVAEPVRRLGTLHQTVLAMAGE, encoded by the coding sequence ATGAACCAAGGGAACTCAAAAGAAGTCGTCACCGACGTCGCGATTATCGGTGCCGGTCCTTCAGGGGCGGTCGCAGCCGCGTTGCTGCGCAAGGCGGGCCATTCGGTGCTGGTGCTCGAGCGTGAGCACTTTCCGCGCTTTTCGATCGGGGAGAGCCTGCTGCCGCAAAGCATGGCGTATCTCGAAGAGGCGGGCATGCTGCAAGCCGTGGTCGAAGCGGGCTTCCAGTTCAAGAACGGCGCGCATTTCGTGCACGGCGAACGCGTTTCGGCGTTCGATTTCCGCGACAAGCACTCGGCGGGCTGGGGCACGACGTATCAGGTCGAACGCGCGACCTTCGACGATATCCTGATCCGCTGCGCGATGCAGCAGGGCGCCGAAGTGCGCTTCGGCCATACGGTGCTTGCGATGCAGACCGGCGACGCGCCCGTGCTCGAGGTCAAGGATGAGGCCGGCGATGCGTATCGGGTGTGCGCACGCTTCGTGCTCGACGCGAGCGGCTTTGGCCGCGTGCTACCGCGTCTTCTGAATCTCGAAGCGCCGACGCGCATGCCGACGCGCGCGGCGATCTTTACGCATGCACGCGATCTGAATCCGCCCGGCGTCTACGATCGCAACAAGATTCTCGTCGCCGTGCATCCTGAGCATCGCGATGTCTGGTACTGGATGATTCCGCTGGCGGGCGGACGGGTGTCGGTCGGCTGCGTGGCCGAGGCGAGCTTTCTCGATGTGCCGGAAGCGGAGCGCGAAGCGAAGCTGCGCGCACTCGTGCGCGCCGAGCCGACGTTTGCGGCATTGGTCGGCGATGCGCCGTTCCTGATGCCGGTGCGCCGCATCGGTGGCTATGCGGCGAACGTCGAGCGCCTGCACGGCCTCGGCTACGCGCTGCTCGGCAACGCGGGCGAGTTTCTCGATCCGGTGTTTTCATCGGGCGTGACGATCGCGCTACGCTCGGCGCATCTCGCGGTTCACACGCTGGCGAAGCAGCTGAACGGTGCAACCATCGATTGGTCTACCGCTTACGACCGGCCGTTGCGCAAAGGTATCGACACGTTCCGCGCGTTTGTCGAGCGCTGGTACACGGGCGAATTGCAGGACATCATCTTCTACGAAGATCAGACGCCGTCGATTCGCCGCATGATCAGCGCGGTGCTGGCCGGCTATGCGTGGGATGAAACGAACCCGTACGTGGCGGAGCCGGTGCGGCGTCTTGGCACCTTGCATCAGACGGTGCTTGCCATGGCGGGCGAGTAG
- a CDS encoding adenosine deaminase, translated as MTTTTPPRTPLAEKVARAPKAELHIHIEGSLEPELIFRLAQRNGVKLAYDSIDALRAAYAFTDLQSFLDIYYAGASVLLKEEDFYDMTRAYVERALADHVVHAEIFFDPQTHTERGVPIATVVAGIERALAEAERRGMSSKLILCFLRHLSEDDALATFDAALPLFDQYSHRLIGVGLDSSERGHPPSKFERVFAKARAKGLKLVAHAGEEGPPSYIYEALDLLNVDRVDHGVRCIEDPALVTRLADARVALTVCPLSNIKLCVFDDMTKHTLKRLLDHGVAVTVNSDDPAYFGGYVNENYRATIEALKLTDDEIYTIIRNGFDASFVTPQERDALIAQLDAHWHAAPAR; from the coding sequence ATGACGACAACCACCCCCCCACGCACACCGCTCGCCGAAAAGGTTGCGCGCGCACCGAAAGCCGAATTGCACATCCATATCGAAGGGTCGCTCGAGCCCGAGCTGATTTTCCGGCTCGCGCAACGCAACGGCGTCAAGCTCGCTTATGACTCGATCGACGCGCTGCGCGCCGCGTATGCATTCACCGATCTGCAGTCGTTTCTCGACATCTACTACGCCGGCGCGAGCGTGCTGCTCAAGGAAGAAGACTTCTACGATATGACGAGGGCGTACGTCGAGCGCGCGCTCGCCGATCATGTCGTGCATGCGGAGATTTTCTTCGATCCGCAGACGCATACCGAACGTGGCGTGCCGATCGCCACCGTGGTGGCCGGCATCGAACGCGCGCTCGCGGAAGCGGAACGCCGCGGCATGTCGAGCAAGCTGATTCTGTGCTTCCTGCGCCATCTGTCCGAAGACGATGCGCTCGCCACCTTCGACGCCGCGCTGCCGCTATTCGATCAGTACTCGCACCGGCTCATCGGTGTCGGGCTCGATTCGTCGGAACGCGGTCATCCGCCGTCGAAGTTCGAGCGTGTGTTTGCAAAAGCGCGTGCCAAAGGGCTCAAGCTCGTCGCGCATGCGGGCGAAGAAGGGCCGCCGTCGTACATCTATGAAGCGCTCGATCTGCTGAACGTCGATCGCGTCGATCACGGCGTGCGGTGTATTGAAGACCCGGCGCTCGTCACGCGCCTCGCGGATGCGCGCGTCGCGCTCACGGTCTGTCCGCTGTCGAACATCAAGCTCTGCGTGTTCGACGATATGACGAAGCACACGCTCAAGCGTCTGCTCGATCACGGCGTTGCGGTCACCGTAAATTCGGACGACCCCGCTTATTTCGGCGGCTATGTGAACGAAAACTACCGCGCGACGATCGAGGCGCTCAAGCTCACCGACGACGAGATCTACACGATTATCCGCAACGGCTTCGACGCGTCGTTCGTTACGCCGCAAGAGCGCGACGCGTTGATCGCGCAGCTCGATGCGCACTGGCACGCGGCGCCCGCGCGATAG
- the xdhA gene encoding xanthine dehydrogenase small subunit, translating into MTKHTIRFYRQGAVHEVRDVPATRTVLQHLREDLRCTGTKEGCAEGDCGACTVVIGELNAHGALELKAVNACIQFLPTLDGRALFTVEDLRAADGALHPVQQAMLDCHGSQCGFCTPGFVMSMWALYENQPADAGLPTRDEINAALSGNLCRCTGYRPIVEAAQKMFDYPRIALDRAALTRTLESIRRDETFEYTGPDARGADFGTPAFYAPLTVDAFAELRARHPHARIVAGSTDVGLWVTKQFRELGDVLFIGNVAELKTIERDAQTLTIGAAASLEAAYAALAVDYPELAELWARFASLPIRHAGTLGGNVANGSPIGDSMPALLALDAQAVLRRESTIRTLPLDAFYTGYQKTALAAGEFVAAIRVPRPATHLRFRTYKVSKRYDQDISAVCGAFALHIENGVIAQARIAFGGMAATPQRAHHAEAALTGAAWDEATARRAMEALATDYQPLTDMRASSAYRLKVARNALWRFHLETRDDAPLPLVDVSAFAYGAQMDANANATAATKEVL; encoded by the coding sequence ATGACAAAGCACACCATCCGCTTCTACCGCCAGGGCGCCGTGCACGAGGTGCGCGACGTGCCCGCAACCCGCACGGTGCTCCAGCATCTGCGCGAGGACCTGCGCTGCACCGGCACGAAGGAAGGCTGCGCAGAAGGCGACTGCGGCGCGTGCACGGTAGTGATCGGCGAACTCAATGCGCATGGCGCGCTCGAGCTGAAGGCCGTCAACGCCTGCATCCAGTTCCTGCCGACGCTCGACGGCCGCGCGCTGTTCACCGTCGAGGACCTGCGCGCCGCCGACGGCGCACTGCATCCGGTCCAGCAGGCCATGCTCGACTGTCACGGCTCGCAATGCGGGTTCTGCACGCCGGGCTTCGTGATGTCGATGTGGGCGCTCTACGAAAATCAGCCCGCCGACGCCGGCTTGCCGACGCGCGACGAAATCAACGCGGCCCTCTCGGGCAACCTGTGCCGCTGCACCGGTTACCGGCCGATCGTCGAGGCGGCCCAAAAAATGTTCGACTATCCGCGGATCGCCCTCGACCGCGCCGCGCTCACGCGCACACTCGAGTCGATCAGACGCGACGAGACCTTCGAATACACAGGCCCTGACGCACGCGGCGCCGACTTCGGCACGCCCGCGTTTTACGCGCCGCTCACCGTCGACGCCTTCGCCGAACTACGCGCGCGGCATCCGCACGCGCGCATCGTCGCGGGCAGCACCGACGTCGGCTTATGGGTAACCAAGCAGTTTCGCGAGCTCGGCGATGTGCTGTTTATCGGCAACGTCGCCGAATTGAAGACGATCGAACGCGATGCGCAAACGCTGACGATCGGTGCCGCCGCATCACTCGAAGCGGCCTATGCGGCACTCGCCGTCGACTATCCGGAACTCGCGGAACTGTGGGCACGCTTCGCATCGTTGCCGATCCGCCATGCGGGCACGCTCGGCGGCAACGTCGCGAACGGCTCGCCGATCGGCGATTCGATGCCTGCGCTGCTCGCGCTCGATGCGCAGGCCGTGTTGCGCCGCGAGTCGACCATCCGAACGCTGCCGCTCGACGCGTTTTATACCGGCTACCAGAAAACCGCGCTCGCGGCGGGAGAATTCGTCGCAGCGATCCGCGTGCCGCGCCCCGCGACCCACCTGCGCTTTCGCACCTACAAGGTGTCGAAGCGCTACGACCAGGATATCTCCGCGGTATGCGGCGCCTTCGCGCTGCACATCGAGAACGGCGTGATCGCACAGGCGCGCATCGCATTCGGCGGCATGGCCGCGACACCGCAGCGCGCACATCACGCCGAAGCCGCGCTGACCGGCGCCGCGTGGGACGAAGCGACCGCGCGCCGCGCCATGGAGGCGCTCGCGACCGACTACCAGCCGCTCACCGATATGCGCGCATCGAGCGCCTACCGGCTCAAGGTCGCGCGCAATGCGTTGTGGCGCTTCCATCTGGAAACGCGCGACGATGCGCCTCTACCGCTCGTCGACGTCAGCGCGTTCGCGTACGGCGCGCAGATGGACGCGAACGCAAACGCGACGGCAGCGACGAAGGAGGTTCTGTGA
- the xdhC gene encoding xanthine dehydrogenase accessory protein XdhC produces the protein MHAWLTDLQHLLAHGDAVVLVTVARAEGSAPREAGTKMIVTREAAKHTIGGGHLEWKAIETARQVLRDGMRMPHTRRLERFALGPSLGQCCGGAVVLAFERLDVGDLGWVTSLAKRVAAGQSTVRSVSFGPAPDAVMLSDPEPGVESADCLLWDGAGFDDSSALLTETIAPRDFAVVLFGAGHVGAALVRVLGTLPCHVRWVDERDAQFPAPDTLQADNVTIDANDAPDEAVDHAAPNTYFIVMTHDHQRDLALAERILQRGDFAFFGMIGSHSKRKQFEHRLAARGLDPARIARMQCPLGVEGIEDKSPEIIAISAAAQVLRAVEANAHAASAQTTV, from the coding sequence ATGCATGCGTGGCTTACCGACCTGCAACACCTGCTCGCGCACGGCGACGCCGTCGTGCTCGTCACGGTCGCGCGCGCCGAGGGCTCGGCGCCGCGCGAAGCCGGCACGAAGATGATCGTCACGCGCGAAGCCGCAAAACATACGATCGGCGGCGGTCATCTCGAATGGAAGGCGATCGAGACCGCGCGTCAGGTGCTGCGCGACGGCATGCGCATGCCGCATACGCGCCGCCTCGAACGCTTCGCGCTGGGCCCAAGCCTCGGGCAATGCTGCGGCGGCGCGGTCGTGCTCGCGTTCGAGCGCCTCGACGTCGGCGATCTCGGCTGGGTCACGTCGCTCGCGAAGCGCGTCGCGGCGGGCCAGTCGACCGTGCGCAGCGTGTCGTTCGGCCCCGCGCCCGATGCGGTCATGCTGTCGGACCCGGAGCCCGGCGTCGAAAGCGCCGATTGCCTGCTGTGGGACGGCGCGGGCTTCGACGACAGCAGCGCGCTGCTCACCGAAACCATCGCGCCGCGCGACTTCGCGGTCGTGCTGTTCGGCGCCGGTCACGTCGGCGCCGCGCTCGTGCGCGTGCTCGGCACGCTGCCGTGCCACGTGCGCTGGGTCGACGAACGCGACGCGCAATTCCCCGCGCCCGACACGCTGCAGGCCGACAACGTGACGATCGACGCGAACGACGCGCCCGACGAAGCCGTCGACCACGCGGCGCCGAATACCTACTTCATCGTCATGACGCACGACCATCAGCGCGACCTTGCGCTCGCCGAGCGCATTTTGCAGCGCGGCGACTTTGCGTTCTTCGGCATGATCGGCTCGCATTCGAAGCGCAAGCAGTTCGAGCATCGGCTCGCCGCGCGCGGACTCGATCCGGCGCGTATCGCGCGCATGCAGTGCCCGCTCGGGGTAGAGGGCATCGAAGACAAATCGCCTGAAATCATTGCCATCTCGGCCGCGGCGCAGGTGTTGCGTGCGGTCGAAGCGAACGCGCATGCCGCGTCCGCGCAAACCACCGTCTGA